The Fundidesulfovibrio magnetotacticus genome has a window encoding:
- a CDS encoding RluA family pseudouridine synthase yields MDKTNQKVIVVDAGLAGLRLDRFLSQACPMPLRAARRLVERGAVTVDGQAWGSTRKLRAGQEVRLPAMEEQAPPEIPSGGGGPALLAEDGRYAAFRKPAGLHTVSLAGGGGESLEAMLPRLSPEWAVKLVNRLDRDTSGIVLGAYTPQYEERFRELENQGLVLKRYLAVVQGALEGPAAVRRDLDTAKRSKTRILAQDTPDALRWTTVKPLARLGADTLVEARIAKGARHQIRAHLSALGHPLRGDALYGGGGEGPFLLHHWSVALDGFEASCLPDWEGVEVPLELLRP; encoded by the coding sequence ATGGACAAGACAAATCAAAAGGTGATCGTGGTGGATGCCGGGCTCGCGGGGCTGCGGCTGGACCGTTTCCTCAGCCAGGCCTGCCCCATGCCGCTGCGCGCGGCGCGGCGGCTGGTGGAGCGCGGCGCGGTGACGGTGGACGGACAGGCCTGGGGTTCCACTCGCAAACTACGCGCCGGGCAGGAGGTGCGCCTTCCCGCCATGGAAGAGCAGGCTCCACCGGAAATCCCCTCGGGGGGGGGCGGCCCTGCTCTCCTGGCCGAGGACGGACGCTACGCCGCCTTCCGCAAACCTGCCGGGCTGCACACGGTGTCCCTCGCGGGCGGCGGCGGCGAGAGCCTGGAGGCCATGCTGCCGCGCCTGAGCCCGGAGTGGGCCGTGAAGCTGGTCAACCGCTTGGACCGCGACACCTCGGGCATCGTGCTGGGGGCCTACACGCCGCAATACGAGGAGCGCTTCAGGGAACTGGAGAACCAGGGGCTGGTGCTCAAACGCTACCTGGCGGTGGTCCAGGGCGCGCTGGAGGGGCCGGCGGCCGTGCGGCGCGACCTGGACACGGCCAAGCGCTCCAAAACCCGCATCCTGGCCCAGGACACCCCCGACGCCCTGCGCTGGACCACGGTGAAGCCCCTGGCGCGCCTGGGAGCGGACACCCTGGTGGAGGCGCGCATCGCCAAGGGGGCTAGGCACCAGATCCGGGCGCACCTTTCGGCCCTGGGGCATCCGCTGCGCGGGGACGCCCTGTACGGCGGCGGAGGGGAGGGGCCGTTCCTGCTCCACCACTGGAGCGTGGCCCTGGACGGCTTCGAGGCGAGCTGCCTGCCGGACTGGGAGGGAGTTGAAGTTCCGCTTGAACTTTTGCGGCCGTAG
- a CDS encoding ABC transporter permease yields MDQHPPETPPSGQGPALVLPPVTPGGEAGAVSRQVVLPLGKSLEISVKSLQVRFFRSLITVTSLVLAVAFLAFTLFGHDVAMGLLASGDPQLQSDLVKAGYDLAPGRFPGTYVVASSAKDRWLVMLSLLVCAVGIVNAQLMAVTERFREIGTMKCLGALDSFVLRLFLLEAGMQGVAGSVVGALLGGLAGLTVGVLRFGLAAARHAPLGDMACSLGWAVLAGFLLSLAGVSYPALVASRMPPVAAMRAEE; encoded by the coding sequence ATGGATCAGCACCCCCCCGAAACACCCCCTTCCGGCCAAGGTCCGGCCCTCGTCCTGCCTCCCGTCACGCCGGGCGGGGAGGCGGGCGCTGTGTCCCGCCAGGTGGTGCTGCCCCTGGGCAAGTCCCTGGAGATCAGCGTCAAAAGTCTTCAGGTGCGTTTTTTCCGCTCCCTGATCACCGTGACCAGCCTCGTGCTGGCCGTGGCCTTCCTGGCCTTCACCCTCTTCGGGCACGACGTGGCCATGGGCCTGCTGGCCTCGGGCGACCCGCAGCTGCAATCCGACCTGGTCAAGGCCGGGTACGACCTGGCCCCCGGGCGCTTTCCCGGCACCTACGTGGTGGCCTCCAGCGCCAAGGACCGCTGGCTGGTGATGCTCTCGCTCCTGGTGTGCGCGGTGGGCATCGTCAACGCCCAGCTCATGGCCGTCACCGAGCGTTTCCGCGAGATCGGCACCATGAAGTGCCTGGGCGCGCTGGACAGCTTCGTGCTGCGCCTCTTCCTGCTGGAGGCCGGGATGCAGGGCGTGGCCGGGTCCGTGGTCGGGGCGCTGCTGGGCGGCTTGGCGGGCTTGACCGTGGGCGTGCTGCGCTTCGGGCTGGCCGCCGCGCGTCACGCCCCCCTGGGCGACATGGCCTGCTCCCTGGGCTGGGCCGTGCTGGCCGGGTTCCTCCTGAGCCTGGCGGGAGTCTCCTATCCGGCCCTGGTGGCCTCCCGCATGCCCCCCGTGGCGGCCATGCGGGCCGAGGAATAA
- a CDS encoding ABC transporter ATP-binding protein has translation MPQTHNIVRVAGVTKSFELGKLTVQALKGVDLSIRSGEYLSIMGPSGSGKSTLFNMIGGLDKPTTGKVFIDEVDIAQLDAFELAWLRNRKIGYIFQTFNLIQVMTALENVTLPMTFAGVPDDEAAEKGLELLGLVGLRERHAHRPMELSGGQQQRVAIARSLANNPAIVLADEPTGNLDLTTGEEIITLLKNLSSQRGVTVISATHDYKMLNVSDRVVWIRDGRIDKIEERDQLKIVVGGIGKEH, from the coding sequence ATGCCGCAGACGCACAACATCGTCAGGGTCGCGGGGGTCACCAAGTCCTTCGAGCTGGGCAAGCTCACGGTGCAGGCCCTCAAGGGCGTGGACCTCTCCATCCGCTCCGGGGAATACCTCTCCATCATGGGGCCTTCGGGTTCGGGCAAGTCCACGCTTTTCAACATGATCGGCGGTCTGGACAAGCCCACCACCGGCAAGGTGTTCATCGACGAGGTGGACATCGCCCAGCTGGACGCCTTCGAGCTGGCCTGGCTGAGAAACCGCAAGATCGGCTACATCTTCCAGACCTTCAACCTCATCCAGGTGATGACGGCCCTGGAAAACGTCACGCTGCCCATGACCTTCGCGGGCGTCCCGGACGATGAGGCCGCCGAGAAGGGCCTGGAGCTCCTGGGGCTGGTGGGGCTGCGCGAACGCCACGCCCACAGGCCCATGGAACTCTCCGGCGGCCAGCAGCAGCGTGTGGCCATCGCCCGCTCCCTGGCCAACAACCCCGCCATCGTCCTGGCCGACGAGCCCACCGGCAACCTCGACCTCACCACCGGCGAGGAGATCATCACCCTGCTCAAGAACCTCTCCAGCCAGCGGGGCGTCACCGTCATCAGCGCCACGCACGACTACAAGATGCTCAACGTCTCCGACCGCGTGGTCTGGATCCGCGACGGGCGCATCGACAAGATCGAGGAGCGCGACCAGCTCAAGATCGTGGTCGGCGGCATCGGCAAGGAACACTAG
- a CDS encoding PD-(D/E)XK nuclease family protein: MKPVTVVPWDRDFMAGLAAHLRERFQGRFENVLLLFPHRRPKRYLMERLASDERLPKPCLLPRTLSIDELFASLASGLHPEPLRPLSELDRAGVLHGVVTRLGIGPRGSERPFPEAMKDFLPWGLRLARLLEDLFQHGVDADDMDHVQDMAVPTAAALLENLGTIQRAYRRELLDMGGSTPGLLRSLASAKPKEALGALEGSLVLACGFHALSGSEEALLRPLWRADQAEIIWHTDPEVARPGGTPHWSCEAHVRWLKAWKARAVVAEDGSRSPLPSWRTRNDQFSLFAAGGEPEPPRRASVVFHQGFDLHSQLMALRKELDAASDARGYAVVLPDTSMLMPVLHHLPERGVNVSMGYPLGRSPLAQLVETILRLQDGRMPGGYHWREVIALLRHPLLKLLRVGEATPLRVLFHDWEAAIRQGEKYLDPMAWSPQGADPGALALLGRVVEICFTAFEDVQTPRAMAQALSGLASLLLDPLHAGDRWERFVIDAACLARLMDQVIPELHGSTISQESFPPEAVRAMARELLERQRVAFQADPLSGLQVLGMLETRLLTFERVFILGASEEALPGAPKPDPLLPDPLREALGLPAQRERDMAQAHTFYRLIQGAREVGIFYPSGVQPGILDGKSQPSRYVEQLLWEEEKRAGRIIPPGTEPRRLITMPLRGVRPPEPDVENTRACRQKLTTHLRYRGVSPTLLDSFLRCPLAFFFKYLTPLEPLDEVAEEGDPPALGQLVHEVLQDFFRPLLNRPLAPGEPDAARLQALFAEKLAQAPFFRQMPAHARLLLERTGARRLAAFAENSPACTPLELEKRIDAQLDLSGAPCRLSGVIDRLDRREHGLVILDYKTGGPKKPARGFWDDAEVWDAVDAGDVAAGLEMLPELSRKLGSIQLPLYLHALWKATGAEARDAAFVCLGQDGLEVPLFGDKEDADARSLRIQEQTPALAGFVLRMILETPVFTPQPSHACAWCAWSQACTASGAD, from the coding sequence GTGAAGCCCGTCACCGTCGTCCCCTGGGACCGCGATTTCATGGCCGGCCTGGCCGCGCACCTGCGCGAGCGCTTCCAGGGCCGTTTCGAGAACGTGCTGCTGCTCTTCCCCCACCGCAGGCCCAAGCGCTACCTCATGGAGCGCCTCGCCTCGGACGAGCGCCTGCCCAAGCCCTGCCTCCTGCCGCGCACGCTCTCCATCGACGAACTCTTCGCCTCGCTGGCCTCCGGCCTGCACCCCGAGCCCCTGCGCCCCCTCTCGGAGCTGGACCGCGCGGGCGTGCTCCACGGCGTGGTCACGCGCCTGGGCATCGGGCCGCGCGGCTCCGAGCGCCCCTTCCCCGAGGCCATGAAGGATTTCCTTCCCTGGGGCCTGCGCCTGGCCCGCCTGCTGGAAGACCTCTTCCAGCACGGCGTGGACGCCGACGACATGGACCACGTGCAGGACATGGCCGTGCCCACGGCTGCGGCCCTTCTGGAGAACCTGGGGACCATCCAGCGCGCCTACCGCCGGGAGCTCCTGGACATGGGCGGCTCCACCCCGGGGCTCCTGCGCTCCCTGGCCTCCGCCAAGCCCAAGGAGGCCCTGGGCGCCCTGGAAGGCTCCCTGGTGCTGGCCTGCGGTTTCCACGCCCTCTCGGGCTCCGAGGAGGCCCTGCTGCGCCCCCTGTGGCGCGCGGATCAGGCGGAGATCATCTGGCACACCGACCCCGAGGTGGCCCGCCCGGGCGGGACGCCCCACTGGTCGTGCGAGGCCCATGTCCGCTGGCTCAAGGCCTGGAAGGCCCGGGCCGTGGTGGCCGAGGACGGCTCGCGCTCGCCCCTGCCCTCGTGGCGCACCCGCAACGACCAGTTCAGCCTCTTCGCTGCGGGCGGAGAACCCGAGCCCCCGCGCAGGGCCAGCGTCGTCTTCCACCAGGGCTTCGACCTGCACTCCCAGCTCATGGCCCTGCGCAAAGAACTCGACGCCGCCAGCGACGCCCGGGGCTACGCGGTGGTGCTGCCCGACACGAGCATGCTCATGCCCGTGCTGCACCACCTGCCCGAGCGCGGGGTGAACGTCTCCATGGGCTATCCCCTGGGCCGTTCCCCCCTGGCCCAGCTTGTGGAAACCATCCTGCGCCTCCAGGACGGCCGCATGCCCGGGGGCTACCATTGGCGCGAGGTGATCGCGCTCTTGCGCCATCCCCTGCTCAAGCTCCTGCGCGTGGGCGAGGCCACGCCGTTGCGCGTGCTCTTCCACGACTGGGAGGCCGCCATCCGCCAGGGCGAAAAATACCTCGACCCCATGGCGTGGTCGCCCCAGGGCGCGGACCCCGGGGCGCTGGCCCTGCTCGGGCGCGTGGTGGAAATCTGCTTCACGGCCTTCGAGGACGTGCAGACCCCACGGGCCATGGCCCAGGCCCTCTCCGGGCTGGCCTCCCTGCTCCTGGACCCGCTCCACGCGGGCGACCGCTGGGAGCGCTTCGTCATCGACGCCGCCTGCCTGGCGCGTCTCATGGACCAGGTGATCCCGGAGCTGCACGGCAGCACCATCTCCCAGGAGAGCTTCCCGCCCGAGGCCGTGCGCGCCATGGCCCGCGAGCTGCTGGAGCGCCAGCGCGTGGCCTTCCAGGCCGACCCCCTCTCCGGGCTCCAAGTGCTGGGCATGCTGGAGACGCGCCTGCTCACCTTCGAGCGGGTGTTCATCCTGGGGGCCTCCGAGGAGGCGCTGCCCGGCGCGCCAAAGCCCGACCCCCTGCTCCCGGACCCCCTGCGCGAGGCCCTGGGCCTGCCCGCCCAGCGCGAGCGCGACATGGCCCAGGCCCACACCTTTTACCGCCTCATCCAGGGCGCGCGCGAGGTGGGCATCTTCTATCCCTCGGGCGTGCAGCCGGGCATCCTGGACGGCAAAAGCCAGCCCAGCCGCTATGTGGAGCAGCTGCTCTGGGAGGAGGAGAAGCGCGCCGGGCGCATCATCCCCCCGGGCACGGAGCCCCGCAGGCTCATCACCATGCCCCTTCGCGGCGTGCGCCCCCCCGAGCCCGACGTGGAGAACACCCGGGCCTGCCGCCAGAAGCTGACCACCCACCTGCGCTACCGGGGCGTCTCCCCCACCCTGCTGGACAGCTTCCTGCGCTGCCCCCTGGCTTTCTTCTTCAAGTACCTCACGCCTCTGGAGCCCCTGGACGAGGTGGCCGAAGAGGGCGATCCCCCGGCACTGGGCCAGCTGGTGCACGAGGTGCTCCAGGACTTCTTCCGCCCCCTGCTCAACCGGCCCCTGGCCCCCGGCGAGCCCGACGCCGCGCGGCTCCAGGCCCTCTTCGCGGAAAAGCTCGCGCAGGCCCCCTTTTTCCGGCAGATGCCCGCCCACGCGCGCCTGCTCCTGGAGCGCACCGGGGCGCGACGCCTGGCGGCCTTCGCGGAAAACTCCCCGGCCTGCACGCCCCTGGAGCTGGAGAAGCGCATCGACGCCCAGTTGGATCTCTCCGGCGCGCCCTGCCGCCTGAGCGGCGTCATCGACCGCCTGGACCGGCGCGAGCACGGTTTGGTGATCCTGGACTACAAGACCGGTGGGCCGAAAAAGCCCGCGCGCGGCTTCTGGGACGATGCGGAGGTGTGGGACGCCGTGGACGCCGGGGACGTGGCGGCGGGCCTGGAGATGCTCCCGGAGCTGTCCCGGAAGCTCGGTTCCATCCAGCTGCCGCTCTACCTGCACGCCCTCTGGAAGGCCACCGGCGCCGAGGCCCGCGACGCGGCCTTCGTCTGCCTGGGGCAGGACGGCCTGGAGGTCCCCCTCTTCGGGGACAAGGAGGACGCCGATGCGCGCTCCCTGCGCATCCAGGAGCAGACTCCGGCACTGGCGGGCTTCGTGCTGCGCATGATCCTGGAAACCCCGGTCTTCACGCCCCAGCCCTCGCACGCCTGCGCCTGGTGCGCCTGGAGCCAGGCCTGCACGGCGAGCGGCGCGGACTGA
- a CDS encoding AsmA family protein — MKPVARAAIILGGILALALAGLAVLAATLDLNLFKERLGAALKDATGLEISFDGPLSSSFLPTLSVSLERVSLRSPLDPPGAPPLASLGSARASLRVLPLLSGRVEVETVSVRGLALTLRRDAQGRLNLPTPKVKSVAVEGEKVVVVTQSDERILLDYRLEALDLQQCALSWEDQASGAALRLDNVTLTARGIARGASFPVSFSLDYALASPKASGRLELSGKGQAWPEALRFVFADAAFKATLSGENLPVRAAETTASGTLRADFTSQTYAAEGLLLAAKASGGLLPADPAVVALGLDAGADLAKGTAQVTGLKLDAAGLKLAGEARAEGLSGGKAGAGRFTARLASETFDLGAFLARFGVALPEAGPAGFSLELTADRALESVDISSLKLSALGLDLSGSARAALAGDAPEVKGALVLAPCEPRAVMRRLGVAARPAGPDALASLAGAVDFEHRGQRTKISTREFQLDRQPLSLTADVDRSAPRPKVSFALKAASLDLDALLPAGRADAPGSNAPGGGEKPGTAPAKEARKTPQAGAEPSGSPADVSGVVDVASLKAAKLRMRDVHARLEVREKSLELDPLRLSLYQGTLRASASTGLEPGASRPLSLKASAEGVQLEPLLKDLTGKARITGRAGLNAALTARGDDEARLLSSLGGRFSFSLRDGMIPGVDLTPAAFSTPEKVAAQGSGQGGTRYESVTGSFTVANGVATGNDLVAVVPPHRVEGQGSVNLAARTLDYRLLVRFAKLAAIPVQLKGSLESPGVSVDAAALAGLAAKGALDAVTGAPGAVIKTPGDVGKGALDVLGNILGGPRKK; from the coding sequence ATGAAACCCGTAGCGCGCGCCGCCATCATCCTGGGTGGAATCCTGGCTCTGGCCCTGGCAGGACTGGCCGTCCTGGCCGCCACCCTGGACCTCAATCTTTTCAAGGAGCGCCTGGGCGCGGCCCTGAAGGACGCCACCGGCCTGGAGATATCCTTCGACGGCCCCCTGTCCAGCTCCTTTCTGCCCACGCTCTCGGTTTCCCTGGAGCGCGTCAGCCTGCGCTCCCCTCTGGACCCGCCCGGCGCGCCCCCCCTGGCCTCCCTGGGGTCGGCCAGGGCGTCGCTGCGGGTTCTGCCCCTGCTCTCGGGCCGCGTGGAGGTGGAGACCGTGAGCGTGCGCGGGCTGGCCCTCACCCTGCGCCGCGACGCCCAGGGACGCCTCAACCTGCCCACTCCCAAGGTGAAGTCCGTCGCGGTGGAGGGCGAGAAGGTGGTGGTGGTCACCCAATCGGACGAGCGCATCCTCCTGGACTACCGCCTGGAGGCCCTGGACCTGCAGCAGTGCGCCCTCTCCTGGGAGGACCAGGCCTCGGGCGCGGCCCTGCGCCTGGACAATGTGACGCTCACGGCCCGGGGCATCGCCCGGGGCGCGAGCTTCCCGGTCTCCTTCTCGCTGGACTACGCGCTCGCATCGCCCAAGGCCTCGGGACGCCTGGAGCTATCCGGCAAGGGCCAGGCCTGGCCGGAGGCCCTGCGCTTCGTCTTCGCCGATGCGGCCTTCAAGGCCACCCTGTCCGGCGAGAACCTGCCGGTGCGCGCGGCCGAGACCACGGCCTCGGGCACGCTGCGGGCCGATTTCACCTCCCAGACCTACGCGGCCGAGGGGCTTCTCCTGGCCGCCAAGGCCTCCGGCGGGCTGCTGCCCGCCGACCCCGCCGTGGTGGCCCTGGGGCTGGACGCCGGGGCCGACCTGGCCAAGGGCACGGCCCAGGTGACGGGCCTGAAGCTGGACGCCGCGGGGCTCAAGCTCGCGGGCGAGGCCCGCGCCGAGGGTCTCTCCGGCGGCAAGGCCGGGGCCGGGCGTTTCACGGCCCGACTGGCCTCCGAAACCTTCGACCTGGGCGCGTTCCTGGCCCGCTTCGGGGTGGCCCTGCCCGAGGCCGGTCCGGCGGGCTTTTCCCTGGAACTGACGGCGGACAGGGCTCTGGAGAGCGTGGACATCTCCTCGCTGAAGCTCTCGGCCCTGGGCCTGGACCTTTCCGGCTCGGCCCGGGCCGCGCTCGCGGGGGATGCCCCCGAGGTGAAGGGCGCGCTCGTCCTGGCCCCGTGCGAGCCGCGCGCCGTGATGCGCCGCCTGGGCGTGGCCGCACGCCCCGCCGGGCCGGACGCCCTGGCCTCCCTGGCCGGAGCCGTGGATTTCGAGCACCGTGGCCAGCGGACCAAGATTTCCACGCGTGAGTTCCAGCTGGACCGCCAGCCCCTCTCGCTCACGGCCGACGTGGACCGTTCCGCCCCGAGGCCCAAGGTGTCCTTCGCCCTCAAGGCCGCGTCCCTGGACCTGGACGCCCTGCTGCCCGCCGGGCGCGCCGATGCTCCCGGGTCAAATGCTCCCGGGGGCGGGGAGAAGCCCGGGACCGCTCCGGCCAAAGAAGCAAGAAAGACGCCCCAGGCCGGGGCAGAGCCGTCCGGGTCTCCGGCGGACGTGTCGGGCGTGGTGGACGTGGCCTCGCTCAAGGCCGCCAAGCTCAGAATGCGCGACGTGCACGCGCGCCTGGAGGTGCGAGAGAAGTCTCTGGAGCTGGACCCCCTGCGCCTGAGCCTCTACCAGGGGACGCTCCGGGCCAGCGCCTCCACGGGTCTGGAGCCCGGGGCATCGCGGCCCCTCTCGCTGAAGGCCTCTGCCGAAGGCGTCCAGCTGGAGCCCCTGCTCAAGGACCTGACCGGCAAGGCGCGCATCACCGGACGCGCGGGGCTCAACGCGGCGCTTACCGCCCGAGGCGACGACGAAGCCCGCCTGCTCTCCAGCCTGGGCGGGCGGTTCTCCTTTTCCCTGCGCGACGGGATGATCCCCGGCGTGGACCTCACCCCGGCGGCCTTCTCCACGCCGGAGAAGGTGGCGGCCCAGGGCTCGGGCCAGGGCGGCACGCGCTACGAATCGGTCACGGGAAGCTTCACGGTGGCCAACGGCGTGGCCACGGGCAACGACCTCGTGGCCGTGGTTCCGCCGCATCGCGTGGAGGGGCAGGGATCGGTGAATCTGGCCGCCCGCACCCTGGACTACCGGCTCCTGGTGCGCTTCGCCAAACTGGCGGCCATCCCGGTGCAGCTCAAGGGGAGCCTGGAGTCGCCGGGGGTGTCGGTGGACGCGGCGGCCCTGGCCGGTCTCGCGGCCAAGGGCGCGCTGGACGCCGTGACAGGAGCTCCCGGAGCCGTGATCAAGACCCCGGGCGACGTGGGCAAGGGCGCGCTGGATGTTCTCGGCAACATCCTGGGAGGCCCCAGGAAGAAATGA
- a CDS encoding UvrD-helicase domain-containing protein, translating into MPDAMIEQLHASAGSGKTYRLTRRFLALLMASGTPGPACGAQPDQAYGPEAIQAITFTNRAAAEMRQRVLGALKALALGQPDPEFQRPEDRRKALALLERLLRHYQTLDIRTIDSLLGRLARLFALELGLPPDFETSLDQDAVFDDLFDALTAGSAELSPQARTLMEAMADSLAESGSSSGFWLTGAVRERLRGVFAHLVEHGPAPAWDARAARGEADALRDDVIRKARDLRLALEAAGAKPASNFAKYLDSLENLPSLGAMPESAYSLKDSIEDCLLAASKRLVTPEMEQRFAELKHRCRAARERGALLALALAWKPFLDFGNLLLEAFEAYRGDKGVALLSQLPAGVAALLAEAGGVPEAWCRLGSRLHHMLIDEFQDTSRGQWSVLAQLAGECLSKGGSLFYVGDVKQAIYGWRGGEAGLFEAAARDPALTAMVPEPRRETLGRNWRSAPEIVSFNNRVFSALAAEEPGRLTALTLLPEATEPEREALRLQLAQAFADCAQDTPPGREGARGLVRVRFLPGETSGEHEEAVREAFQDLVVRDLLARRDPSDVAVLTRTNGEAAKAAQWLVDLDVPVVTENSLRLAEHPVVRGAVSFLAFLDYPPDNMALWGFLSCRELFCRSQGQDPRALADWLAAQAMGPLYRRFRTDFPDAWKRLVEPFLKGAGPAGPYDLVWELFEACKVFEAYPEDEVFLRRFLELVHNAETQGLGSLSSFLEFWREHGGEEKIPQPEDARAVRVLTIHKAKGLEFPVAVAPFHLFPPARTGRMARIDLNGTPVTVPLRKELGEACRLQTAKDLLEQMNLLYVAWTRPVEELHVFLPAAGKLENRHPLAKAARLLLQAAGHPGGEDVVLGVTPPSQALLVPSPAPAPHAQDHPAPPEPLAAGTPLDWLPGLKISRGELGDPADRLRLTERARGVALHKALELHRPGEPARGAVERALALSGLDDPEAARDLAEGLEWLLAQEVFAPCLHLGLREAELLDADGRVHRPDLLAFTPARTLVVDYKTGREDPAHHEQLRRYLDLAQALPQGEGRPALGILAYVDLRVLREVLPGGAS; encoded by the coding sequence ATGCCCGACGCCATGATCGAACAACTCCACGCCTCGGCCGGGTCCGGCAAAACCTACCGCCTCACCCGCCGCTTCCTCGCCCTGCTCATGGCCAGCGGCACGCCGGGTCCCGCCTGCGGCGCGCAGCCGGACCAGGCCTACGGCCCCGAGGCCATCCAGGCCATCACCTTCACCAACAGGGCCGCCGCCGAGATGCGCCAGCGCGTGCTGGGCGCGCTCAAGGCCCTGGCTCTGGGCCAGCCCGACCCGGAATTCCAGCGCCCCGAGGACCGCCGCAAGGCCCTGGCCCTGCTGGAACGCCTCCTGCGCCACTACCAGACCCTGGACATCCGCACCATCGACAGCCTCCTGGGCCGTCTGGCCAGACTCTTCGCCCTGGAACTGGGCCTGCCCCCGGACTTCGAGACCAGCCTCGACCAGGACGCCGTCTTCGACGACCTCTTCGACGCCCTCACCGCCGGTTCGGCCGAGCTGTCCCCCCAGGCCAGAACCCTCATGGAGGCCATGGCCGACTCCCTCGCGGAATCCGGCTCCTCCTCGGGCTTCTGGCTCACCGGGGCGGTACGCGAGCGTCTGCGCGGGGTCTTCGCCCATCTGGTGGAGCACGGCCCCGCCCCGGCCTGGGACGCCCGCGCAGCGCGCGGCGAGGCCGACGCCCTCCGCGACGACGTGATCCGCAAGGCCCGGGACCTGCGTCTGGCCCTGGAGGCCGCCGGGGCCAAGCCCGCATCCAACTTCGCAAAGTATCTCGACTCCCTGGAGAACCTGCCGAGCCTGGGGGCGATGCCCGAATCGGCCTACTCCCTCAAGGACTCCATCGAGGATTGTCTCCTGGCCGCCTCCAAGCGCCTGGTCACACCGGAGATGGAGCAGCGCTTCGCCGAACTCAAACACCGCTGCCGGGCGGCGCGGGAGCGCGGCGCGCTGCTGGCCCTGGCCCTGGCCTGGAAGCCCTTCCTGGACTTCGGCAACCTACTCCTGGAGGCCTTCGAGGCCTACCGGGGCGACAAGGGCGTGGCCCTGCTCTCCCAGCTGCCCGCGGGCGTGGCCGCCCTGCTGGCCGAGGCCGGAGGCGTGCCCGAAGCCTGGTGCCGCCTGGGCTCGCGCCTGCACCACATGCTCATCGACGAATTCCAGGACACCAGCCGGGGCCAGTGGAGCGTGCTGGCCCAGCTGGCGGGCGAATGCCTCTCCAAGGGAGGCAGCCTCTTCTACGTGGGAGACGTGAAGCAGGCCATCTACGGCTGGCGCGGCGGCGAGGCCGGACTCTTCGAGGCCGCCGCCCGCGATCCGGCCCTGACGGCCATGGTCCCCGAGCCCCGGCGCGAAACCCTCGGGCGCAACTGGCGCAGCGCCCCGGAGATCGTTTCCTTCAACAACCGCGTCTTCTCGGCGCTGGCCGCCGAGGAGCCCGGACGCCTGACGGCCCTGACGCTGCTGCCCGAGGCCACCGAGCCCGAACGCGAGGCCCTGCGCCTCCAACTGGCCCAGGCCTTCGCCGACTGCGCCCAGGACACCCCGCCCGGCCGAGAGGGCGCGCGCGGGCTCGTGCGCGTGCGCTTCCTGCCCGGCGAAACGTCCGGTGAGCACGAGGAGGCCGTGCGCGAGGCCTTCCAGGACCTGGTGGTCCGCGACCTGCTCGCCCGGCGCGACCCCTCCGACGTGGCCGTGCTCACCCGCACCAACGGCGAGGCCGCCAAGGCCGCCCAGTGGCTTGTGGACCTGGACGTGCCCGTGGTCACGGAAAACAGCCTGCGCCTAGCCGAGCATCCCGTGGTGCGCGGGGCGGTCTCCTTCCTGGCCTTCCTGGACTACCCCCCGGACAACATGGCCCTCTGGGGCTTCCTCTCCTGCCGGGAACTCTTCTGCCGCTCCCAGGGCCAGGACCCGCGCGCCCTGGCCGACTGGCTGGCGGCCCAGGCCATGGGGCCGCTCTACCGCCGCTTCCGGACCGACTTCCCCGACGCCTGGAAACGGCTGGTGGAGCCCTTCCTCAAGGGAGCGGGACCGGCCGGCCCTTACGATCTGGTCTGGGAACTCTTCGAGGCCTGTAAGGTGTTCGAGGCCTACCCCGAGGACGAGGTGTTCCTGCGCCGCTTCCTGGAGCTGGTGCACAACGCCGAAACCCAGGGGCTGGGCTCGCTCTCGTCCTTCCTGGAATTCTGGCGCGAGCACGGCGGCGAGGAGAAGATCCCACAGCCCGAGGACGCCCGGGCCGTGCGCGTGCTCACCATCCACAAGGCCAAGGGGCTGGAGTTCCCCGTGGCCGTGGCCCCCTTCCACCTCTTCCCCCCGGCGCGCACGGGCCGCATGGCGCGCATCGACCTGAACGGCACGCCCGTCACCGTGCCCCTGCGCAAGGAGCTGGGCGAGGCCTGCCGCCTCCAGACCGCCAAGGACCTCCTGGAGCAGATGAACCTGCTCTACGTGGCCTGGACGCGCCCCGTGGAGGAGCTGCACGTCTTCCTGCCAGCCGCCGGGAAGCTGGAGAACCGCCATCCCCTGGCCAAGGCGGCGCGCCTGCTCCTCCAGGCCGCCGGACACCCCGGAGGCGAGGACGTGGTGCTGGGCGTCACGCCCCCCAGCCAGGCCCTGCTGGTGCCCTCCCCCGCTCCCGCTCCCCACGCCCAGGACCACCCCGCCCCGCCCGAGCCCCTGGCCGCCGGGACGCCCCTGGACTGGCTGCCCGGGCTCAAGATCAGCCGGGGCGAGCTGGGCGACCCCGCCGACCGCCTGCGCCTGACGGAGCGCGCCCGGGGCGTCGCGCTCCACAAGGCCCTGGAGCTTCACCGGCCCGGCGAGCCCGCGCGCGGCGCGGTGGAGCGCGCCCTGGCCCTCTCCGGCCTGGACGACCCCGAGGCCGCACGGGACCTGGCCGAGGGGCTCGAATGGCTCCTGGCCCAGGAGGTCTTCGCGCCCTGCCTGCACCTGGGCCTGCGCGAGGCGGAGCTCCTGGACGCCGACGGCAGGGTGCACCGCCCGGACCTGCTGGCCTTCACCCCCGCCCGCACCCTGGTGGTGGACTACAAGACCGGCCGGGAAGACCCCGCCCATCACGAGCAGCTGCGCCGCTACCTCGACCTTGCCCAGGCCCTGCCCCAGGGCGAGGGCCGCCCGGCCCTGGGCATCCTGGCCTACGTGGACCTGCGCGTGCTGCGCGAGGTCCTCCCCGGAGGCGCATCGTGA